In Sphingobacterium thalpophilum, a genomic segment contains:
- a CDS encoding SusC/RagA family TonB-linked outer membrane protein, whose amino-acid sequence MLNKKNPQKKNLLIFALLSAGLTHVHAQQQQVKGAVQNEKGEFLPGVSVKAIQVNGGPSVTTSTNSQGLFHFQNLVEHAGYRFVFSAVGFQSDTLSGYVIEARKPLSLSVKLQQSAVKLDEVVIGYGRVSRKDLTSSISTIKAEDANVGVFTSPAQMLQGKVAGLTISSNNSNPNATPSVSLRGASTLRSGEAMEPYYVIDGVPGASLALVAPDDIASIDVLRDASATAIYGSKAANGVIIVTTKRGKSGQTNINYNGYLAIDKVAKHYEMMNAAQYRSYVNDNGFSMEPTDDLGADTDWQRAVERTGISNNHNISILGGAEKTQYSISLNTIKNNGVIKGTDMGRQIARAFLQTKALNDRLTASFNINASITKQNDVLALDQGLSVYDAMYYYLPVSPLRNTDGAWFEKPDRSQYANPLSLIEENTNFSKTKVLQAHAKLGYEILPGLTYTIDLSLQNRQFNNAQYYSMFSMAARGQNGKSIRAAVEDERKVMEMNLSYEKTFAGKHKVAALAGYSWEENNNNDGFQLTTSDYYSDDLSYYNPGMANVVDLLGFGNYYLSTLRMISVYGRVNYAYNNKYLLQATVRRDGSSAFGSNNRWATFPSVSAAWRLSEESFIRETGIFDDLKLRAGFGVSGNSLGFDAFTAQSVRGASSKFFDYVSADGQVSPLRTLMVLRNSNPNLKWETTSMINLGLDFGFLKNRLTGSLEVYKKKTSDLIYDYQVSKSKYIYPTLTANVGEIENKGIELSLNAKAIDKEDFKWNTGLVLSHNTNKVVSIANEQFTQDYIELSDLGGAGQTNVFQQRLTPGAPIGQFYTWEWAGYNDEGVSVFYTRDEKTGERTGETTTTPQKKDQAVTGSPQPKLTLGWNNSFSYKNFSLNGMFQGAFGQKIMNATRARHSNVVGNAGQKNVLASVVETERITDINAHYLSDRYLENGSYLRLAYVTLAYTIPMKNIPIKNLRVYATMNNVFVLTKYKGIDPEVGLGGLTPGIDNRQTYPRTRTFMFGLNFNL is encoded by the coding sequence ATGCTCAACAAGAAAAATCCACAAAAAAAGAACCTGCTTATTTTTGCGTTGCTTTCCGCTGGACTTACCCATGTACATGCGCAGCAGCAACAAGTGAAAGGAGCTGTACAAAATGAAAAGGGCGAGTTTCTCCCTGGAGTCAGTGTTAAGGCTATTCAGGTCAATGGAGGTCCAAGTGTGACCACCAGTACGAATAGCCAGGGGCTATTCCATTTTCAGAATTTAGTAGAACATGCAGGCTATCGATTTGTGTTTTCGGCTGTAGGATTTCAGTCCGATACATTATCGGGTTATGTTATTGAAGCAAGAAAGCCTTTGTCGTTGAGTGTGAAACTTCAGCAGAGTGCGGTTAAACTGGATGAGGTCGTCATTGGTTATGGCCGTGTATCCAGAAAGGATCTGACGAGCTCCATCAGCACCATCAAAGCGGAAGATGCGAACGTCGGCGTATTTACTTCGCCAGCACAGATGCTGCAGGGGAAAGTTGCCGGCCTGACGATTTCGAGCAACAACAGTAATCCCAATGCGACGCCTTCGGTTAGTCTCCGGGGAGCGTCAACGTTACGTAGTGGAGAAGCGATGGAACCCTACTATGTGATCGATGGGGTTCCGGGCGCATCGCTGGCTTTGGTAGCGCCCGATGATATTGCCTCAATTGACGTGCTTCGTGATGCCTCAGCGACCGCAATTTATGGTTCAAAAGCGGCCAATGGCGTTATTATCGTTACAACGAAGCGTGGGAAATCAGGGCAGACCAATATCAATTACAACGGCTATCTGGCGATCGACAAAGTGGCTAAGCACTATGAGATGATGAATGCGGCGCAATACCGGTCTTATGTCAATGATAATGGATTTTCGATGGAACCAACGGACGACTTGGGAGCAGATACCGATTGGCAAAGAGCTGTGGAGCGGACAGGGATATCAAACAACCATAATATATCCATTCTTGGAGGAGCAGAAAAAACACAGTATAGCATCAGTCTCAATACCATCAAAAACAATGGGGTTATCAAAGGGACTGATATGGGGCGGCAGATTGCTCGAGCGTTTTTGCAGACCAAGGCGCTGAATGACCGGCTGACGGCTTCTTTCAATATCAACGCAAGTATCACCAAGCAGAATGATGTGCTCGCTTTGGATCAGGGACTCAGCGTGTATGATGCGATGTATTATTACCTACCTGTATCGCCATTACGAAATACCGATGGTGCCTGGTTTGAAAAACCCGATCGTTCGCAATATGCCAATCCACTTTCCTTAATTGAAGAGAATACAAATTTTTCTAAAACTAAGGTGCTCCAGGCGCATGCAAAACTGGGCTATGAGATCTTGCCCGGGTTAACCTATACTATTGATCTTTCGCTGCAAAACAGGCAGTTTAACAATGCACAGTACTACTCGATGTTTTCGATGGCAGCACGTGGTCAGAATGGCAAATCTATCCGTGCCGCGGTAGAAGATGAACGGAAAGTGATGGAAATGAACCTGAGTTATGAAAAGACATTCGCCGGAAAACATAAGGTAGCTGCACTGGCAGGTTATTCATGGGAGGAGAACAACAATAACGATGGCTTTCAATTGACGACTTCCGATTATTACAGTGACGATTTGAGTTATTATAATCCGGGTATGGCCAATGTAGTTGATTTGTTGGGCTTTGGGAACTATTATCTTTCCACTTTGCGTATGATATCTGTTTATGGCCGTGTGAATTATGCCTACAATAACAAGTATCTCCTACAGGCAACGGTAAGACGCGACGGTTCCTCGGCTTTCGGAAGCAACAATCGTTGGGCAACATTCCCTTCGGTGTCTGCGGCGTGGCGCCTTTCGGAGGAATCATTCATCCGTGAAACCGGAATTTTTGATGACTTAAAGCTGCGTGCAGGTTTCGGGGTGAGTGGCAACTCATTGGGCTTTGACGCATTTACCGCGCAGTCTGTACGTGGCGCCTCATCCAAGTTTTTCGATTATGTAAGTGCCGATGGTCAGGTAAGCCCATTACGTACTTTGATGGTGCTGCGCAATAGCAATCCGAACCTCAAATGGGAAACAACCAGTATGATTAATCTAGGCCTGGATTTCGGATTTCTAAAAAATCGCCTGACAGGGTCTTTGGAGGTCTATAAAAAGAAAACGAGTGACCTGATTTATGATTATCAGGTAAGCAAATCGAAATATATTTATCCAACGCTGACTGCGAATGTTGGTGAAATAGAGAATAAGGGGATTGAACTGAGTCTGAATGCAAAGGCCATTGATAAAGAGGATTTCAAATGGAATACCGGATTGGTGCTATCACACAACACCAATAAGGTGGTGAGCATTGCCAACGAGCAGTTTACGCAGGATTATATCGAATTGTCGGATCTCGGTGGCGCTGGGCAGACCAATGTATTTCAGCAGAGGCTGACACCGGGAGCACCTATAGGTCAGTTTTATACCTGGGAATGGGCAGGCTACAACGATGAAGGAGTGTCGGTATTCTATACCCGAGATGAGAAAACGGGCGAGCGTACCGGCGAAACAACCACAACGCCACAGAAGAAAGATCAGGCTGTGACGGGAAGTCCACAGCCCAAGTTGACACTGGGTTGGAACAATAGCTTTTCGTATAAGAATTTTTCTTTAAACGGAATGTTCCAAGGTGCTTTTGGACAGAAAATTATGAACGCTACACGTGCGCGCCATTCAAACGTTGTTGGTAATGCTGGGCAGAAAAACGTGCTTGCCAGCGTTGTGGAAACCGAGCGCATAACGGATATCAATGCACATTACCTATCGGATCGTTACCTGGAGAATGGGAGCTATCTGCGTTTGGCTTATGTTACGTTGGCCTATACGATACCGATGAAAAATATACCGATTAAAAACCTAAGAGTATATGCAACGATGAACAACGTATTTGTGCTGACGAAATATAAAGGTATTGATCCCGAGGTGGGCTTGGGTGGCCTGACTCCGGGAATTGATAACCGCCAGACCTACCCACGGACGCGAACGTTTATGTTTGGCCTTAACTTTAATTTATAA
- a CDS encoding cytochrome c peroxidase, producing MPKIFLTAYFRYRTKPLITACFAALAVCSCSKSASVPGEPTAPTLPEETLRQQYSKSVTQWPAAAWYNNIKVRELAALPENPSKDKAELIALGKALFFDPRTGNGMKTCASCHNPDTYWIDQKTTADGIALHHRNTPSMENVWYLEGKLFHDGRAMTYREQIAEAINSPIEMGGNTTALPAKLQAIPGYLRLYEAAYSSQTMSVEGLLDAIAAYSRSISSGEIAFDRFIKGDYQALNDAQLEGLHLFRTKGKCINCHNGAFFTDLDFHNLGYAVTSKGALDNGRFEATGLETDKGKFRTPGLRNVIHTAPYLHNGSISSLGELINLLSQGMPQKTGQQINGTLSPHIQNVRLSSKEQENILAFLESLSSVPSKTERPVLP from the coding sequence TTGCCTAAGATATTTTTGACCGCATATTTTCGCTATCGTACAAAACCTTTAATCACAGCATGTTTCGCGGCACTAGCAGTATGCAGTTGCAGCAAGAGCGCTTCTGTCCCAGGAGAGCCTACAGCTCCTACTTTGCCTGAAGAAACCTTACGCCAACAATATAGTAAATCGGTAACGCAATGGCCAGCTGCCGCTTGGTACAACAATATTAAGGTACGTGAACTGGCCGCTTTACCCGAAAACCCATCGAAAGATAAGGCCGAGCTAATAGCACTTGGCAAAGCCTTATTTTTCGACCCCCGCACCGGTAATGGCATGAAAACTTGCGCTTCATGTCATAATCCGGACACCTACTGGATCGACCAAAAAACAACGGCAGATGGTATCGCACTGCATCACCGCAATACACCTTCCATGGAAAATGTCTGGTACCTGGAAGGCAAACTCTTCCACGATGGCCGCGCAATGACTTATCGAGAGCAGATTGCTGAAGCCATCAACTCCCCCATCGAAATGGGCGGAAATACGACTGCTTTACCCGCTAAGCTGCAAGCTATACCAGGCTACCTTCGTTTATATGAGGCGGCTTACTCGAGCCAGACGATGAGCGTCGAAGGATTGCTAGATGCCATAGCAGCGTATTCAAGATCAATTAGCAGTGGTGAAATAGCCTTTGACCGTTTTATCAAAGGAGATTACCAGGCATTAAACGACGCACAGCTTGAAGGCCTCCATCTGTTTCGGACCAAAGGGAAATGCATCAACTGCCATAATGGTGCCTTCTTTACCGATCTCGATTTTCATAACCTGGGCTATGCTGTTACCAGCAAAGGTGCCTTGGACAATGGTCGCTTTGAGGCAACAGGACTGGAAACAGACAAAGGTAAATTTCGCACGCCGGGTCTGCGCAATGTGATCCATACTGCACCCTACCTGCACAATGGTAGTATTTCGAGCTTAGGTGAACTGATCAACCTGCTGAGTCAGGGCATGCCCCAAAAGACAGGACAACAGATCAATGGGACCTTATCGCCGCATATTCAAAATGTCCGATTAAGCAGTAAAGAACAGGAAAATATCTTGGCTTTTTTGGAGAGTTTATCCAGTGTGCCAAGCAAAACAGAACGACCTGTATTGCCCTAA
- a CDS encoding FecR domain-containing protein → MKHDKKQHQIKKKIWKMPFLVNELFKDEDWEKFDSTAMEEPVPTETMKTFIQTAIQNQEKAQDRKALHRYRLVKLLRYSAAAAVLFFFSFHFATWWTKDSVVQPDAQRSVAKPVIAHQDTVWTSIENKNPYSITLDLPDGSHVRLFAQSHIRYVKNFVANARDIELNGKAYFDVASDPKRPFSVFASGTKTTALGTSFTINTKLKRQAVTVALHTGKVLVSSLTNGFKQIFLADPGQKLTVDSRGATRIEAVNKKQPLNMPDLSAPNLLNLKNTPMPAVLKALETAFKKQIHLGDKGIATIHYTGEIDVHHDSLKDILTTICLINELRFVANADGSYTLYKQENTITEHLNN, encoded by the coding sequence ATGAAGCATGATAAAAAGCAGCATCAGATCAAAAAGAAGATCTGGAAAATGCCCTTCCTCGTGAACGAACTTTTCAAGGACGAAGATTGGGAGAAATTTGATAGCACAGCAATGGAGGAGCCTGTGCCTACTGAAACGATGAAAACGTTTATACAGACTGCCATTCAAAATCAGGAAAAAGCGCAGGATCGAAAGGCATTACATCGGTATCGGTTGGTAAAGCTACTGCGATACAGTGCCGCAGCTGCAGTTCTCTTTTTCTTTTCCTTCCATTTTGCTACCTGGTGGACAAAAGATTCAGTTGTACAGCCAGATGCTCAGCGGTCCGTTGCTAAACCAGTTATAGCGCATCAAGATACAGTCTGGACTTCAATAGAAAATAAAAATCCCTATAGTATAACGCTGGATCTACCCGATGGATCGCATGTGCGGTTGTTCGCACAAAGCCATATTCGCTATGTGAAAAATTTTGTTGCCAATGCCCGTGATATTGAACTTAACGGTAAAGCCTACTTTGATGTCGCATCGGATCCGAAACGCCCATTTTCGGTGTTTGCCAGCGGGACTAAAACAACGGCGCTTGGTACATCCTTTACCATTAATACCAAATTAAAGCGTCAGGCTGTGACTGTGGCATTACATACAGGTAAAGTGCTTGTATCCTCGCTTACAAACGGTTTCAAACAGATTTTTTTAGCTGACCCGGGCCAAAAGCTGACAGTTGATTCACGGGGTGCGACAAGAATTGAAGCCGTCAATAAAAAACAGCCATTGAACATGCCTGATCTGTCTGCCCCGAATTTGTTAAATCTGAAAAATACACCAATGCCTGCTGTGCTAAAGGCGTTAGAAACTGCATTTAAAAAACAGATCCATTTGGGTGACAAGGGTATTGCCACTATCCATTATACAGGTGAGATTGATGTACATCACGATTCATTGAAGGATATCTTGACAACAATCTGCCTGATCAATGAATTGCGCTTTGTCGCCAATGCGGATGGAAGTTATACGCTATACAAACAGGAAAATACAATTACTGAACATCTAAACAACTAA
- a CDS encoding sigma-70 family RNA polymerase sigma factor, translating to MEHIQPIKSSNQKSFNLVYEKYHRQIYGFVLKRTQSDYIAEEVTQLTFIKLWNQREKLDEQLSILLQLFGMARQVMIDLLRKEATRFKYEGQTAVTPFTDSLIRAIENKDLLRMMEKDIQNMPTMRRKVFELSRKECLSHKEIAAQFSISTKTVEQHISKALLQLKQHLYSIML from the coding sequence ATGGAACACATTCAGCCTATCAAATCTTCCAATCAGAAAAGTTTCAATCTCGTATACGAAAAGTACCATCGACAGATTTACGGTTTTGTACTCAAGCGTACGCAATCGGATTATATTGCAGAGGAGGTGACGCAGCTGACCTTTATCAAACTCTGGAACCAAAGGGAGAAGCTCGACGAGCAGCTCAGTATTCTGTTGCAGCTTTTCGGTATGGCGCGGCAAGTCATGATCGATCTGCTGCGCAAGGAGGCTACACGTTTCAAATATGAAGGGCAGACAGCAGTGACACCTTTTACCGATAGTCTGATCCGGGCAATTGAAAATAAAGACCTTTTGCGTATGATGGAAAAAGATATCCAGAATATGCCGACGATGCGTCGGAAGGTCTTTGAACTGAGCCGTAAAGAATGTCTTTCCCATAAAGAGATTGCCGCTCAGTTTTCAATTTCCACAAAAACCGTGGAACAGCATATCAGTAAAGCACTTCTTCAACTCAAACAACATCTCTATTCCATTATGCTATAA
- a CDS encoding biliverdin-producing heme oxygenase — MLSQHIKEQTHAAHQNVEGTIVRQLKNIRSEADYAEVLKGFYAYFRAVEDSIAPFVTAEVLPDLAERRNSSYIKSDIEALGGNVDNLPEANAPAVANVQEALASLYVLEGSIMGGPYIVQMLNKYGVTKGTSFFEGYGENSRDMWAGFTAVLNKYSEDPATYDRAVEIANQTFYNFGEVFTPIASAN, encoded by the coding sequence ATGTTAAGTCAACATATCAAAGAGCAAACGCACGCAGCTCACCAAAACGTAGAAGGAACGATCGTGCGCCAATTGAAAAATATTCGTTCAGAAGCAGATTACGCAGAAGTATTGAAAGGCTTTTATGCTTATTTCCGCGCCGTAGAAGATAGTATCGCTCCTTTTGTTACCGCAGAAGTATTGCCAGATTTGGCCGAACGCCGCAACTCATCTTACATCAAAAGCGATATCGAAGCTTTAGGTGGAAACGTAGATAACCTGCCAGAAGCAAATGCTCCAGCTGTAGCAAATGTACAGGAAGCACTTGCATCATTATATGTCCTAGAAGGTTCAATCATGGGTGGTCCGTATATCGTGCAGATGCTCAACAAATATGGCGTTACCAAAGGAACTTCTTTTTTTGAAGGTTATGGCGAAAATAGCCGTGACATGTGGGCTGGATTTACAGCGGTATTGAACAAATATTCCGAAGATCCGGCAACTTATGATCGCGCAGTAGAGATTGCTAACCAAACTTTTTATAACTTTGGCGAAGTATTCACTCCTATTGCCAGTGCAAACTAA
- a CDS encoding metallophosphoesterase — MKRRTFMKNSLGTAITAGLGGITLSSFGLTKPTQLESEDIQQLLKPKDAYDLHFMAVGDWGRNGADHQLAVAGQMGQWADQHPNDFIISTGDNFYPSGVVSEHDPLWHYSFENIYTAFSLQWDWYPILGNHDYKSDPDAQVRYSTISRRWKMPARYYSKTFALKDGKNVLMAFIDTNPMIPEFYSNSEYGPHVAGQQPEKQLAWLDQLLENSDAHWKIVVGHHPLYTAGPRTTNYDTLAVRKVLESIFEKRGVDIYLSGHEHSLQHLKVEGKKFHQFISGAGSEVTPVKTNLPYSRFAKDQYGFFSFSISSEEIACQVISHEGIELYRTVLTKV; from the coding sequence ATGAAACGCAGAACTTTTATGAAAAATTCCCTGGGCACGGCGATTACAGCCGGCCTGGGGGGAATTACGCTCAGTAGTTTCGGTCTGACAAAACCTACGCAACTTGAAAGCGAAGATATACAACAGCTTTTGAAACCCAAAGATGCCTATGATCTCCATTTTATGGCTGTAGGCGACTGGGGTCGCAATGGTGCCGACCATCAGTTGGCTGTAGCGGGGCAGATGGGCCAATGGGCCGATCAGCATCCCAATGACTTTATCATTTCTACCGGTGATAATTTTTACCCTTCCGGGGTGGTCAGTGAACATGATCCCCTTTGGCATTATTCGTTTGAAAATATCTATACCGCATTTTCGCTGCAATGGGACTGGTATCCCATTTTGGGAAACCACGATTATAAATCAGATCCCGATGCACAGGTACGTTATAGTACGATCAGCAGACGTTGGAAGATGCCTGCGCGTTATTACAGCAAGACATTTGCACTTAAGGATGGAAAAAACGTACTGATGGCCTTTATCGATACTAATCCGATGATTCCTGAATTTTACAGTAACAGCGAGTATGGGCCACATGTTGCGGGACAGCAACCCGAGAAACAGCTGGCCTGGCTAGATCAGCTACTGGAAAATTCGGATGCCCATTGGAAAATTGTCGTCGGTCATCATCCCCTGTATACGGCGGGGCCGCGGACGACGAATTACGACACCCTGGCGGTTCGAAAAGTCTTGGAGTCTATCTTTGAAAAGCGGGGAGTAGATATTTACCTTTCAGGACATGAACATTCGCTGCAGCACTTAAAAGTGGAAGGCAAGAAGTTTCATCAGTTTATCTCCGGGGCAGGATCAGAGGTAACGCCTGTAAAAACCAATCTGCCGTATAGTCGTTTTGCGAAAGATCAATACGGGTTTTTCTCTTTCTCGATCAGTAGCGAAGAAATAGCTTGTCAGGTGATCAGCCATGAGGGTATAGAGCTGTATCGGACAGTGCTTACAAAAGTATAA
- a CDS encoding S41 family peptidase, which produces MTLDSIYLYAKQLYRWQESLPSYTTFDPRTKYAQIDPEQTAYERALFALSQYALNKKDRPYELSTIPNKPKYSYLERRRNDKKSSGHMASIETPYRYATHLSYWSVGNKRIAYVYIPSFPQLQTVKAELDQLAAELAQKQVTHLILDLRHNGGGYVETAEYLANLISPAKLDKKVMFSEQFHPNVQQGKAKLLLKQPYLDANGKVVQYKGHPATLADVDYSEKANTHYFIKKGHFNSLQQLSCIVSERTASASELLISSFKPYIPIRLIGQRTFGKPVGFFSVHIGDFDVYLASFLIRNANGWCDYFGGIPVDLALAPVETSRHPGDPKEAWLAAALKDITKDENLTAISSVTYFSMPADENLLLKTNFRLK; this is translated from the coding sequence ATGACTCTCGACTCAATCTACCTGTATGCCAAACAGCTATATCGCTGGCAGGAATCTCTCCCTTCATATACTACTTTTGATCCGCGGACGAAATATGCACAGATAGACCCCGAACAAACGGCTTATGAGCGGGCACTTTTTGCCCTCAGCCAATACGCTTTGAACAAGAAAGATAGACCTTACGAATTGTCGACCATCCCCAATAAACCCAAATATTCATATTTGGAGCGTCGTCGTAACGACAAGAAAAGTAGTGGTCACATGGCCAGCATAGAAACACCCTACAGGTACGCTACACACCTGTCCTACTGGTCTGTGGGAAACAAACGGATTGCTTATGTTTACATTCCCTCCTTTCCCCAGCTCCAGACAGTGAAGGCCGAATTGGATCAACTTGCAGCCGAACTGGCTCAAAAGCAAGTTACACATCTCATCCTCGATCTACGTCATAACGGTGGCGGTTATGTGGAGACCGCAGAATATTTAGCCAACCTCATTAGTCCAGCCAAACTGGATAAAAAAGTTATGTTCAGCGAGCAATTTCATCCGAATGTACAGCAAGGCAAAGCAAAACTACTCCTTAAACAACCCTATCTGGATGCCAATGGCAAAGTGGTCCAATACAAAGGACACCCTGCCACCCTCGCCGATGTGGATTATAGTGAAAAAGCCAATACGCATTACTTTATCAAAAAGGGACATTTCAATTCACTACAGCAGCTGTCATGCATTGTATCAGAACGCACGGCTTCGGCAAGTGAATTACTGATCAGCAGCTTCAAACCTTATATTCCGATACGCCTCATCGGTCAGCGGACATTTGGCAAACCCGTAGGTTTTTTTTCAGTCCACATTGGAGATTTCGATGTATACCTGGCCTCATTTCTCATACGGAATGCCAATGGCTGGTGTGATTATTTTGGTGGCATACCCGTCGACCTGGCCTTGGCTCCGGTAGAAACCTCCCGCCATCCCGGGGATCCAAAAGAAGCCTGGCTTGCAGCAGCGCTAAAAGACATTACAAAAGACGAAAATCTCACAGCAATTTCGTCGGTTACTTATTTTTCGATGCCAGCAGACGAAAATTTGCTACTTAAAACAAATTTTAGGTTAAAGTAA
- a CDS encoding RagB/SusD family nutrient uptake outer membrane protein, producing MKPTLLIRLLTLSALSFSLGSCTDLDVDIKSQLTEFPDSERAAEAILADVYAAYRGAMGRDHWMVQTLSADESVSVSMGTDWFDGGRYREFHLHNWNADNGLLPSIWNDASTGITLANNAIALFGEDKEKLTAPARAIRAYYYFILMDNFGAAPLITGPVDAVPARSSRAEICRFIEAELLAVKDLLPTTVSVATYGKATKYMAEALLAKLYLNWAVYTATDVANYNPSAQNEKLNDVVAMCDQIISSGQFNLTSHKFMAKFRPDNGYQVKDFIFAIPYDREKQQGMTYSRFWIHRSAQNQFATLPQSVGGTFRVLPSYLEKFNLAGDERNASYIGGKQYYWSNYTEDKTRPFLIRTSKRGIDQDYNAADADAQFDWQLETTKEITLRSDGAATLNVGNDQKGRSMGYRSIKFYMDVAVTSANQRNQSNDVPVFRYADILLMKAEAILRGATATNGQTAQSLVNQIRAYVNAPVLTAAPSLQDVLDERAREFADESWRRNDLIRYGKFEDNWGFRSLYPAGMSEKFRRIFPVPTTVLNVNTHWQQNPGY from the coding sequence ATGAAACCAACACTATTAATTCGTTTATTAACCTTATCAGCATTGAGTTTTTCGCTGGGATCTTGTACCGATCTGGATGTTGATATAAAATCACAGCTGACGGAATTTCCGGATTCGGAACGTGCGGCCGAGGCGATTCTTGCCGATGTATATGCCGCTTATCGAGGCGCAATGGGGCGCGATCATTGGATGGTGCAAACACTCTCGGCAGATGAATCAGTGAGTGTTTCCATGGGAACAGACTGGTTTGATGGCGGTCGATACCGCGAATTCCATCTGCACAATTGGAACGCAGACAATGGCCTCTTGCCAAGTATCTGGAACGATGCTTCCACTGGAATCACCTTAGCCAATAATGCCATCGCATTATTCGGGGAAGATAAAGAAAAGTTGACGGCACCTGCCCGCGCAATCCGTGCTTATTATTATTTTATACTGATGGATAATTTTGGCGCCGCACCGTTGATCACAGGGCCTGTTGATGCTGTCCCCGCACGTTCAAGCCGTGCTGAAATTTGCCGTTTTATTGAGGCCGAATTGCTTGCGGTGAAGGATTTGTTACCGACCACAGTTTCTGTAGCAACCTATGGAAAAGCGACGAAATATATGGCCGAAGCATTGCTGGCTAAGTTGTATCTCAACTGGGCTGTTTATACGGCTACGGACGTAGCCAATTACAATCCAAGTGCACAAAATGAAAAGTTAAATGATGTGGTTGCGATGTGCGACCAGATTATTTCCTCAGGACAGTTTAACCTGACAAGCCACAAGTTTATGGCCAAGTTTCGCCCCGATAATGGTTATCAGGTAAAGGATTTTATATTTGCCATACCCTATGATCGTGAAAAACAGCAGGGTATGACTTATTCGCGCTTCTGGATACATCGAAGTGCCCAAAATCAGTTTGCAACATTGCCTCAAAGTGTTGGGGGGACTTTTCGTGTATTACCAAGCTATTTGGAGAAATTTAATCTGGCAGGCGACGAAAGAAATGCCTCATACATCGGCGGTAAGCAATATTATTGGTCAAATTATACAGAAGATAAGACTCGTCCTTTTCTGATCAGAACTTCCAAACGCGGCATAGATCAGGATTATAATGCTGCGGATGCAGATGCGCAGTTTGATTGGCAACTGGAGACCACTAAAGAAATTACTTTGCGTTCGGATGGTGCGGCCACGCTGAATGTAGGTAACGACCAAAAGGGACGCTCAATGGGGTACAGATCCATTAAGTTTTATATGGACGTAGCCGTTACATCAGCCAATCAGCGTAATCAGAGCAATGATGTACCTGTATTTCGCTATGCCGATATCCTGTTGATGAAAGCGGAGGCTATACTCCGTGGGGCTACCGCGACCAATGGTCAGACCGCACAATCTTTGGTTAATCAGATCCGAGCCTATGTTAATGCACCTGTGCTCACGGCTGCCCCAAGTCTGCAGGATGTGTTGGATGAGCGGGCACGTGAGTTTGCTGATGAATCCTGGCGTAGAAATGACCTGATCCGTTACGGAAAATTTGAAGATAACTGGGGGTTCCGATCGCTGTATCCTGCCGGCATGAGCGAGAAGTTCCGTCGTATTTTCCCTGTACCAACAACTGTATTAAACGTAAACACCCACTGGCAACAGAATCCTGGTTATTAA